From Clostridiales bacterium, the proteins below share one genomic window:
- a CDS encoding DegV family protein, whose translation MKFILSTDTSCDINRGELTDRGIEYRPLVYTIDDVAYFDEATCDADYKAFYDQIRAGKMPTTSQINVTEHEEYFDGLLKKYDMDIIHITLSSGLSNTYESASTAAANINEREGKKRVYVVDSLAATVVQRIVVDEAEKMRNDGLAAAEAADKLESITHHVLVWFMPTDLMQLKRGGRVSGASAVIGTALNIKPILVINKKGGLSVVAKKIGVGKGMNYMADKFKEYNDESTAKTKVYIPSADSDYAEEMLGKIKAIRPDCEVEVGWVGPVIGAHTGPGMCGVAFLSNKEREV comes from the coding sequence ATGAAATTTATATTATCAACCGACACCTCGTGCGATATCAACCGCGGCGAGCTCACTGATCGCGGTATCGAGTACCGTCCGCTCGTATATACGATAGACGACGTGGCGTACTTCGACGAGGCGACCTGCGACGCCGATTACAAGGCGTTCTACGATCAGATCCGCGCGGGCAAGATGCCGACCACCTCGCAAATAAACGTTACCGAGCACGAGGAATATTTCGACGGGCTTTTGAAAAAATACGACATGGATATTATACATATCACGTTGTCGTCGGGGTTGTCGAATACGTACGAGAGCGCGTCAACGGCTGCCGCGAACATCAACGAGCGCGAGGGCAAAAAGCGCGTGTACGTTGTGGACTCGCTCGCCGCGACGGTCGTTCAGCGTATCGTCGTCGACGAAGCGGAAAAAATGCGGAACGACGGTCTTGCAGCCGCCGAAGCCGCCGACAAGCTCGAAAGCATAACCCATCACGTATTGGTGTGGTTCATGCCCACCGACCTAATGCAGTTAAAGCGCGGTGGTAGGGTGTCGGGCGCGAGCGCGGTTATCGGCACTGCGCTCAATATCAAGCCCATACTCGTTATCAATAAGAAAGGCGGGCTGTCGGTCGTCGCCAAAAAGATAGGCGTAGGCAAGGGCATGAACTACATGGCGGACAAGTTCAAGGAATACAACGACGAAAGCACCGCCAAGACCAAGGTTTATATTCCGTCGGCGGACAGCGATTACGCCGAGGAAATGCTGGGTAAGATTAAGGCTATCCGCCCCGACTGCGAGGTCGAGGTCGGTTGGGTAGGTCCCGTTATCGGCGCGCACACCGGCCCCGGTATGTGCGGCGTGGCGTTCCTTTCGAATAAGGAGCGCGAGGTTTAA
- a CDS encoding iron-containing alcohol dehydrogenase, whose product MLGNFTYCNPTKLHFGKDALNALNEELPKYGKNVLLVYGGGSIKKNGIYDKVVKILKDNGKTIHEDGGVMPNPTVVKLNEGIERARKAKADLILAVGGGSVCDYAKAVSVSVNCKDDAWEKYFIRFEEPTCDIVPVGCVLTMVGTGSEMNGGSVITNAEQKLKIGHVFGEKVFPKFSILNPEFTYTLPKYQMVAGIYDIMSHILEQYFSGEDDNTSDYISEGLLRSLIHSANIAVENPTDYEARSNIMWTATWALNTLVAKGKTTDWMVHMFGQAVGAHTDATHGMTLSAVTMPYYKFILPYGTAKFARYAENVWGVDPKGKTQKQIAEEGLAEMEKWMKKIGLVMNITELGATKEMLDGLVKSTLVMDGGYKILTENEIREVFKASF is encoded by the coding sequence ATGTTAGGGAATTTCACTTATTGCAACCCCACTAAGCTGCATTTCGGCAAGGACGCGCTGAACGCGCTTAACGAGGAACTGCCCAAGTACGGCAAAAACGTTTTGCTCGTTTACGGCGGCGGCTCTATCAAGAAGAACGGTATCTACGACAAGGTCGTTAAGATATTAAAGGACAACGGCAAGACTATTCACGAGGACGGCGGTGTCATGCCCAATCCCACGGTAGTCAAGCTCAACGAGGGTATCGAGCGCGCGCGCAAGGCGAAAGCCGATCTCATACTCGCCGTCGGCGGCGGTTCGGTGTGCGATTACGCGAAAGCCGTTTCGGTATCGGTCAACTGCAAGGACGACGCGTGGGAAAAATATTTCATTCGCTTCGAGGAGCCGACCTGCGATATCGTTCCCGTCGGCTGCGTTTTGACCATGGTCGGCACGGGCAGCGAGATGAACGGCGGTTCGGTCATAACCAACGCCGAGCAAAAGCTCAAAATCGGGCACGTTTTCGGCGAAAAGGTGTTCCCTAAGTTTTCTATTCTTAACCCCGAGTTTACGTACACTCTGCCCAAGTACCAGATGGTAGCGGGCATTTACGACATAATGTCGCATATCCTCGAACAGTATTTCTCGGGCGAGGACGACAACACGAGCGACTATATCTCGGAAGGACTTTTGCGTTCGCTCATTCACAGTGCGAATATAGCGGTGGAAAACCCGACCGATTACGAGGCGCGCAGCAATATCATGTGGACGGCGACCTGGGCGCTCAATACGCTCGTCGCAAAAGGCAAGACCACCGACTGGATGGTACACATGTTCGGACAGGCGGTCGGCGCGCACACCGACGCAACTCACGGTATGACATTATCCGCTGTGACAATGCCGTATTACAAGTTTATTCTTCCGTACGGCACGGCGAAGTTCGCGCGGTACGCCGAGAACGTTTGGGGCGTCGATCCCAAGGGCAAGACCCAGAAGCAGATCGCCGAAGAGGGCTTAGCCGAAATGGAAAAATGGATGAAGAAGATCGGGCTTGTTATGAACATAACCGAGCTCGGCGCGACAAAGGAAATGCTCGACGGCTTGGTCAAAAGCACGCTCGTCATGGACGGCGGCTACAAGATTCTTACCGAGAACGAAATACGCGAAGTATTTAAAGCAAGCTTTTAG
- a CDS encoding SDR family NAD(P)-dependent oxidoreductase encodes MKTTVIVGGSSGIGLALVQILANTDIVNISRTPCPTKNVKNLLADVTDAAALEKAFGQIPEIDTLVYCAGTSLAAPIACVERDDYRRLFEVNVLGAIECIRLAMKKLEKSGDGRILLLSSAAAVTPIPFDSFYDGAKAALVQLAYALRLEAPNIKTTAAIIGGVRTRFTFKRKVYTDCGEYDEALKSATSKLKNIEQHGDEASFVAQKLYEILQAKNPPPAKAIGIKNALFVGLYRILPWRLKLFAVRKIFINS; translated from the coding sequence ATGAAAACTACCGTTATAGTAGGCGGATCGAGCGGCATCGGGCTTGCGCTCGTGCAAATTCTCGCCAATACCGATATAGTCAATATTTCGCGTACGCCCTGCCCCACCAAGAACGTTAAAAACCTTTTGGCGGACGTGACCGACGCCGCCGCGCTCGAAAAAGCGTTCGGGCAGATACCCGAAATCGACACGCTTGTATACTGCGCGGGGACCTCACTCGCCGCGCCGATAGCCTGCGTGGAACGCGACGACTACCGCAGGCTGTTCGAGGTGAACGTTCTCGGCGCTATCGAGTGTATTCGGCTCGCCATGAAAAAGCTCGAAAAGAGCGGCGACGGGCGCATACTGCTGTTAAGCTCGGCGGCGGCGGTCACGCCCATACCATTCGACTCGTTCTACGACGGAGCAAAGGCGGCGCTCGTGCAGCTAGCCTACGCCCTGCGGCTGGAAGCGCCGAATATCAAAACAACTGCGGCGATAATCGGCGGAGTGAGAACGCGGTTTACGTTTAAGCGCAAAGTATACACGGACTGCGGCGAGTACGACGAGGCGTTGAAGTCGGCGACGAGCAAGCTCAAAAATATCGAACAGCACGGCGACGAGGCTTCGTTCGTGGCGCAAAAGCTTTACGAAATTCTGCAAGCAAAAAATCCCCCGCCCGCTAAGGCGATAGGGATCAAAAACGCATTATTTGTAGGGCTTTACAGAATACTCCCGTGGCGGTTGAAGCTGTTTGCCGTGAGGAAGATTTTTATTAATTCGTAA
- a CDS encoding glycosylase, with product MSNTWLKSAIFYEIYPNSFMDSNGDGYGDFKGITSKLEYVKSLGCNAIWLNPHYDSPFKDGGYDVRDYFKVSSRFGTEEDFDEFISTAHALGIKVILDLVPGHTSEENADFIKSASATPNELSDRFIWTNDPWFCPEGYRAGYGRYDRNGASIVNFFSTQPALNYGFNRVDYPEWQSSYKSEAALKTREWLKSVMRFWLDRGADGFRVDMADSLVKNDGDQSEKPATSEIWQDIRAMLDKEYPDAVLVSEWSNPQSIRAGFHADFMLDHNGNPYSLLTRYNEDGKNVSYFSNAPKIDAAKFSKTFNEWYDAVKNNGYIALISCNHDTPRLAPYYTQEQLKIIYATLFTLPGVPFLYYGDEIGMKYIKDLPSVECGFHRTGSRTPMQWDMTKNAGFSTADTPFLPTFADKQTNAAAQIKDKKSLYNTLKDFFAFRKSRKEFSSTDFEFVYALGTEAFAYKREKLTIVVNPRAEKCLVPVTLSPKAKAVFSIGKEAKAQKAGISVPPTSFTVFEN from the coding sequence ATGTCAAATACTTGGCTCAAATCTGCAATATTTTACGAAATCTATCCAAATTCGTTCATGGACTCGAACGGCGACGGGTACGGCGATTTTAAGGGCATAACGAGCAAGCTCGAATATGTCAAGTCGCTCGGCTGCAACGCGATTTGGCTCAATCCGCATTACGATTCGCCGTTCAAGGACGGCGGCTATGACGTGCGCGATTACTTTAAGGTATCTTCGCGTTTCGGCACGGAAGAGGACTTCGACGAGTTTATCTCCACGGCGCACGCTTTGGGGATAAAGGTCATACTCGATCTCGTGCCCGGTCACACGTCGGAGGAGAACGCCGACTTTATCAAGAGCGCGTCGGCGACCCCCAACGAATTAAGCGACCGTTTTATCTGGACCAACGATCCGTGGTTCTGCCCCGAGGGCTATCGCGCGGGGTACGGTCGGTACGACCGCAACGGCGCGAGCATAGTAAACTTCTTCTCTACTCAGCCCGCGCTCAACTACGGCTTTAACCGCGTCGACTATCCCGAGTGGCAGTCGTCGTACAAGTCTGAGGCGGCGTTAAAAACACGCGAGTGGCTCAAAAGCGTTATGCGGTTTTGGCTCGACCGCGGCGCGGACGGGTTCCGCGTGGATATGGCGGACTCGCTCGTCAAGAATGACGGCGACCAGAGCGAAAAGCCCGCAACGAGCGAAATTTGGCAGGATATCCGCGCCATGCTCGACAAGGAATATCCGGACGCGGTGCTTGTTTCGGAGTGGTCTAATCCGCAGTCCATACGCGCGGGCTTCCACGCCGACTTTATGCTCGATCACAACGGCAATCCGTACAGCCTGCTCACCAGGTACAATGAAGACGGCAAGAACGTAAGCTATTTTTCGAACGCGCCCAAGATCGACGCCGCCAAGTTTTCCAAAACGTTTAACGAATGGTACGATGCGGTAAAGAATAACGGGTATATCGCGCTTATCAGCTGCAATCACGACACGCCGCGCCTTGCGCCTTACTACACACAAGAGCAGTTAAAGATAATCTACGCAACGCTGTTCACGCTGCCCGGCGTGCCTTTCCTGTACTACGGCGACGAGATCGGCATGAAGTATATCAAGGATCTGCCGTCCGTCGAGTGCGGATTTCACAGAACGGGCTCGCGCACGCCCATGCAGTGGGATATGACTAAGAACGCTGGTTTCTCGACTGCCGATACACCGTTCCTGCCCACGTTCGCCGACAAGCAGACCAACGCCGCGGCGCAAATCAAGGACAAGAAATCGCTTTATAACACCCTTAAAGATTTCTTCGCGTTCAGGAAATCGCGCAAGGAATTCTCGTCGACCGACTTCGAGTTCGTGTATGCACTCGGCACGGAAGCGTTTGCGTACAAGCGCGAAAAGCTGACTATCGTCGTCAACCCGCGCGCCGAAAAATGCCTTGTGCCTGTAACCCTCTCGCCGAAAGCCAAAGCCGTGTTCTCCATCGGCAAGGAAGCCAAAGCGCAAAAGGCGGGAATATCCGTTCCGCCCACGTCGTTCACGGTGTTTGAAAATTAG